In one Lolium rigidum isolate FL_2022 chromosome 3, APGP_CSIRO_Lrig_0.1, whole genome shotgun sequence genomic region, the following are encoded:
- the LOC124698590 gene encoding protein SPIRAL1-like 1 — translation MSRGGSAGGGQSSLGYLFGGGEPPKPAVAPAAAAPPVPAEALPAAGVPTEKASPVKGEVSKQIPAGIPGSQTNNYQRADGQNTGNFLTDRPSTKVHAAPGGGSSLGYLFGGTGN, via the exons ATGAGTCGTGGTGGGAGCGCTGGTGGTGGCCAAAGTTCTCTTGGTTACCTCTTTGGAGGCGGCGAACCTCCTAAACCAGCAGTTGCACCAGCTGCAGCTGCACCACCAGTACCAGCTGAAGCTCTACCAGCAGCAGGCGTTCCTACTGAGAAAGCGTCGCCAGTAAAGGGTGAGGTCTCCAAGCAGATTCCAGCTGGTATTCCAGGCAGCCAAACCAATAACTACCAGCGAGCTGATGGCCAGAACACTGGCAACTTCCTTACG GACCGTCCTTCAACCAAGGTCCATGCTGCTCCTGGCGGCGGCTCCTCCCTGGGCTACCTGTTTGGTGGAACTGGAAACTGA